GTTCGCAATTATCTCGACTGGATCCTGTCGGTCCCGTGGGGCAAGCGCAAACGCCTGAAGAACGATCTGGAGCGCGCTGAAGGCGTGCTCGAGACGGATCATTATGGCCTCGACAAGGTCAAGGAGCGTATCCTCGAGCACCTCGCCGTCCAGGCGCGGACGAAAAAGCTGAAGGGACCGATCCTGTGCCTCGTTGGCCCGCCGGGCGTCGGCAAGACCTCGCTTGGCCGCTCGATCGCCAAGGCCACGGGACGCGATTTCGTACGCATGTCCCTGGGCGGGGTGCGTGACGAGGCCGAAATCCGGGGCCATCGCCGCACTTATATCGGCTCCATGCCGGGCCGGATCATCCAGTCGATGAAGAAGGTGAATTCGTCCAATCCGCTCTTCCTGCTCGACGAGATCGACAAGCTGGGTGCCGATTATCGCGGCGATCCCGCTTCGGCCCTGCTTGAAGTGCTCGATCCGGAACAGAACGCCAATTTCAACGATCATTATCTGGAGGTCGATTACGACCTGTCAGACATCATGTTCGTGACCACGGCCAACACGCTCAACCTGCCGCAGCCCCTGCTGGACCGGATGGAGATCATCCGTATCGCTGGCTACACCGAGGATGAGAAGGTCGAGATCGCCCGGCGCCACCTGATTCCCAAGCAGATGAAGAACCATGCGCTCAAGGAGAGCGAATGGTCTCTGACAGAAGACGGCCTGCGCGATCTGATCCGCTATTACACCCGCGAAGCCGGTGTCCGTAGCCTCGAGCGTGAGATCGCCAATCTGGCCCGCAAATCCGTCGTTCAGATCGAACGCGGCAAGGCCAGCTCGATCACGGTTTCAGGCGATAATCTTGGTGAGTTTGCCGGCGTCCGGAAATTCCGGTTCGGTGAGACCGAGGACCATGACCAGGTCGGCATTGTTACCGGTCTGGCCTGGACTGAAGTCGGCGGCGACCTGCTCACCATTGAAGCCGTCCGCATGCCGGGCCGTGGCAAGATGATGGTAACCGGCAATCTGCGCGACGTGATGAAGGAGTCGATCTCGGCGGCCAATTCCTTTGTCCAGTCGCGGGCCCCGTCACTGGGTATCAAGCCGACCATTTTCCGGGCCGCAGACATTCACGTCCACATGCCGGAAGGCGCGACTCCCAAGGATGGACCGTCCGCCGGCGTTGGCATGATGACTGCGATCGTCTCGGTCCTGACCGGCATACCGGTCCGCAAGGATATCGCCATGACCGGCGAGATCACCCTGCGCGGTCGTGTCCTGCCGATCGGCGGGCTGAAGGAGAAGCTGCTGGCGGCCCTTCGTGGCGGTGTGAAGACCGTGCTCATTCCCAAGGACAATGAAAAGGACCTCGCCGAGATCCCGGACAATGTCAAAGAGGGCATGGAGATCATTCCGGTCGAGACCGCTGATGAAGTCCTGATGCGGGCGCTGGTTGAACCGGTCGAGCCGGTCGAATGGACCGAGGCTGACGAGGCGGCTCTGGCAGCGATTGCCTCACAGCCGGGTGGTGATGGCGGAGCCGGACAGGCGATTGCGCACTAGCATCTGAAACTGGTTTCATTTGAAACAATATTGGCCGGAGGCGTCGTCTCCGGCCATTTTTGTGCGCAAATCCGGCCCCGAAGCGCAGAAAGTGGATTGACCGTGCAGTCGGGGGCGGCCAATCTCCGTTTCATGAGCAATGCGACGTACTTTTTTGCGGCCTATTTTGACAACGCAACCCGGGTGGGGGCGGTGGCCGGCTAGATTGTGCGACAGCGCAACGAAACCAGGGCCTCCCCCACGGGGAGGCCCTTTTCTTTTGTCTGAAGGGATTACACACATGGCAACGGACATGACGCGGGATGAAATCCGCTCGGCTATCAGCGATATCGATAAGGAATTGATCGATGCCATCGCCCGTCGCTCCGGACTGGTGGAAGAAATCCTCAAGGCCAAGGCGCGGACCGGCAGTCCGGTCAGGGACCGGGAGCGCGAGCGCGACGTGCTCCGGGCCGCCGTCCAGCAGGGCAGCGAGAAAGGCGTTCCGGCTGAACTGGTCGAGACGCTGTTTCATGCGCTGTTCGAGGCGTCGGTCCGCCGTCAGCGCCAGCAATTCGACTCCATGCGCAATGACGAGCTCAATGAGGCCACGGTCGCCTATCTGGGCGGTCCCGGCAGCTACAGCCACATTGCCGCGCAAAAGGTCTTCCAGCGTCGCAATGCGACGGTGGTGCCATCGCCGAAACGGGACTTTGTCTCGATTTTCCGTGCGGTCGAGAATGCCGAAGTCGATTATGGCGTGATCCCGATCGAGAACACCACGACCGGGTCGATCAACGAGGTCTACGACATCTTGATCAATTCCCACACGCAGATCATTGGTGAGTTCCTGCTGCGGGTCGATCATTGCCTGGTCGGTCGGGCGAGCGGGCAGGGGCGCGTGCGCCGTGTGTTCGGCCATCCTCAGGCGCTGGCCCAGTGCCGGCGCTATATCAGCTCGCATCCGGAGCTTGAAACCCACATGGCGGCCTCGACCACGCGCGCGCTGGAGCGGCTGTTGGAGGACGATGATACGGCGGTGGCCGTCGCCGGCGAGGATGCGGCCCGCCTGTTCGGCATGGATATTCTGGAGCGCAATGTCGGTGACCACGAGCAGAATATCACGCGGTTCATCGTCATCGGACGCAAGTCCAAACTCCCGACGCGCGAGGTCGAGTGCAAGACGTCGATGATGTTCACCACACGCGACACGCCGGGATCGCTGGTCAATGCGTTGATCGGTTTCCGTGATAACGGGATCAATCTGGTGAAGCTGGAATCGCGGCCGATTGCCGGCAATCCCTGGGAAGAAATGTTCATCATGGATGTCGAAGGGCATCTGGAGGACAGCAAGATCCGCGAGTCCATGTCGGTGCTTGAGGAGCATACCCGCGAGATCAAACTGCTCGGCTGTTATGCAATGGACGCCATCGACAAGGTGTCGGTCGCCGAATGACCGTCTCGCCCGTCCCTGTCAGCTGACGGCGCCCGCGCGGGACGGGCGCCGTTTGCCGGTCAGGCCTTGGTGACATAGTCCTCCAGTATCTTCTCGTGTTTGGCGCGTTCCAGCTTGGACGAGAACTGGTCGTTGATGCGCTGCTCCTGCAGCGTCTTGACCAGCGTGATGAGTGAACCTGTCAGGAACAGGATCCCCATTCCGACATAGCCTTTGGTCGACAGGTCGACCGGCATCAGCATCAGTGACAGGCCCAGCATGGCGTAGGCCACGGCAACACAGGCATAGTTGAAACTGATCCAGAGTTTTGATTGTCCCAGCATGTCCTGTCCTCCCTAGGCCGGATGCGCGGCTGGTTGTTCGGTGTCGGTTCCGGCCCTGATCCGCTTGAGGATGTCATCCCCGCGTGCCTTTACTGCGGCGCCGAACCCCTGAACGGCCATGCGGTCGACCAGGTCATCGCCGGACAGGTCCGCATTGATGTCGTCGAGGATATCGGCGAAATCGCCAGTGTTCGGGGCGGCGAGTGCCCGTTTGAGCACGGCCTCGCCCTCCATGAGGGCGCCGAGGCCGCCAAGGCTGCCCTGGAGGGCCGTCCCGCCGCGGCGTTCATCCTCCAGCGCCCGGGCCGTTATGAGGCCCTGTCTGAGATCGGTCAGCCGGCGCTCGGTCTTTTCCAGCAGCAGGCGCAATCGTCGTGCGCCGGCCCGTGTCCGAGCGAGGGCATCAGCGCGGGCCGCGTGTTCATTGTCCAGATCGGCGAGGGCATTGGCGCCATCACCGGCCAGCTCCTCCATCCCGGCCTTGAGGGCATCACGCGTGCGGTTTTCCATGTCCTGGCGTCTCGCAGCGAGAGCCTTCAGCGCGGTGTCCTCCTGGCGCTCGCGAAGGATGAGGCCGGCCAGGGAGCGCTTGGCGGTATCGTGGCCCTGTTCGGCCTCCCGTATCTTCTGTTCGATGAGCAGGGCGGCGTTCTCGGTTTCCAACTTTTGCCGGCTGGATTCAGACCGGGCCCTGAACAATGCAACCAGTGTCGTGAACATGTCATTCTCCTTTGTGAACAATGTTCATTTAATTAGGCTAGGCGGGAATCCCATTCACGCAAGGCGAATAATGAACATTGTTCGGCGGGCCTCGCCGGAGTATCAGATGGGTTATGACAGATGTTCAGGACAAACTTCGGCCACGAGGCCGTCCGGCCCTGGCTCCGGAAACCCGCGAGCAGGCGCTCGCCGCCGCCGGAGCCTTGCTGGCGGAGCAGGGCTTGAACGGCATGAAGGCCCGGACCATCGCGGAACGGGCCGGTCTCAGCGTCGGGTCGATCTACAAGCTGTTCGGCGATATCGATGATTTGATTCGCGAACTCAACATGATCACCTATCGCGATTTCGCCGAGCATCACCGTCAGGCGCTGGAGCGGGCCGCCCTCGATCCGTCCGAGGTGCACGGCCGGGTCATGGTGTTGGCAAGAGCCTATGTGGATTTTGTAACCGCCGAGAATGCGCGTTGGCGGGCCTTGTTGGCGTTCAATCGACGCCAGGGCGGTTCTGCGCCACAATACTATACGGATTACGAGGACCAGCTTTTCAGGCTGGTGATCGACGTTCTCGAGGCGGCGCCCGGACTTGAGGATGCCGCCTTGCGGGAGACATCCGCGCGGGCGCTCTGGGCGGCTGTCCACGGCATTATCGGCATCGTGCTGCCCAATGCCAGTTATGACGATCCGGTCGCCACCGCGATGAACCAGATCGAGATGGTGGTGGGTGCTTATATTCGCGACGCTGCACAGCGACGCTGAGCCGGGCTTGCGCCATCGGGGTCGAACGCATTACAAGCGCCTCCTGCCCATCCGACGGGCACCGGTATCCGGGCGGTTAGCTCAGCTGGGAGAGCATCTCGTTTACACCGAGAGGGTCGGGGGTTCGAGCCCCTCACCGCCCACCATACCCAAGCCGTGAGGCCTGCGCCGCAAAGGCGCGGACCCGCGGGCAACCATGTTTCTAGTCGAGCAGGGTTTCTGCTGCGCGTTCGAACAGGTCGAGCAGCGCTTCGGGTGCGGCCGGGTCGAAGACACGGATATCAGCGCGCGGTGCGAAACGGCTGATTGTACGGGCGGTCTCGGCGATCGGCGTGTCGCTTTCGGGGTGGTCATTCAGGATCACGCTGCAGCGCCCATCGAGCACACGCAGTGCCGTCAAGGTGTGCGAAATCGTCCCCAGATAGCTGCCGGCGACCAGGACCGGATGGGCATCGAGTTCCCGGATCAGGTCGAGATTGAGTCCGTCAGAGGCGATCGGTGACATCACACCACCGGCGCCCTCGATCACGGTCGGCATGTCGCGACTGATATGGTCCAGACACCAGCTGACGATCTTGTCGAGCGCCAGCTCGCGCCGTTCCTTGCGCGCCGCCAGGTCGGGTGAGAGCGGCGCCCGGAAGCGCCAGGGCGACACGGCCTGTACGCCTTCCCCGGTCAGGGCGTCCTCATTGGCCCGCATAAGGCGGATTGTATCGGTTTCGTTCAACGCTGACGGATCAAAGCCGGAAATGACCGGCTTGAGCACCCGCATCGACCGGCCGCTGGCCCGCCAGGCGCGGATGATCTCGCACAATACATGGGTCTTGCCGATATCCGTTCCGGTGCCGGTGAAAAACAGGGGTCTCATTACTCGGCAGCCTCGGCGGTTTGCAGGATCGATTTCAAGGTGGTGGCAAGGCGGTCGATATCGGCCTCGCTGTGCGCGGCATTGAAAGTGATACGCAGTCGGGCCGTGCGGCGGGGCACAGTGGGGGGGCGAATCGCGGTGACCAGGAAGCCGGCGTCCTCCAGCTCGGCCGAGGCTGAGAGGGCAGCCGATTCGTCGCCGATGATGATCGGTACGATCGGTGAGTTGGGCTCAGCCAGGCCGAGCGTCCGGCAGAAGCGGCGGGCCAGGTCCATCGGTCGCTCGCGTAAAGCGGAGTCCTGTTCGATCAGGTCAAGCGCCGCCAGCGCGGCTCCGATACTGGCGGGCGGCAGGGCGGTGGTGAAGACGAGCGGCCGGGCGCGGGTGCGTAGCAGATCGCAGACATCACGGGACGCGCACACATAGCCCCCATAGCTTCCCAGGGCCTTCGACAGCGTCCCCATCTGCAAGGGCGGAACCACCGATGGCTGAAAAGCGTGGGTGCTGCCGTGGCCGCCACCGATCACCCCGATACCGTGCGCATCATCAATCAGGGTCCAAGCGTCGTGTGTTTGAGCCAGCGCCATCATGTCGGGCAAGGGTGCGAGATCGCCATCCATGGAGAAAACGCCGTCGGTCAGGATCATGGCGTGACGATGGACGGGCCTCAGCGTCTTCAGCATCGCCTCGAGAGCCGCCATGTCATTGTGCGGAAAGACTTCGACACGGGCGCCGGATAGCCGGGCCCCGGCGTGCAGGCAGGCATGGGCGAGCGTATCGACGAAGATGATGTCGCCACTGCCGACCAGGGCGGGTGTTATCGCCAGATTGGCCAGATAGCCCGATCCGAACACCAGACAGTCCTCTGTCCCCTTGAAGGCTGCCAGGCGGGCTTCCAGTTCAAACAATAGCGGATGACCACCGGTCACCAGACGGGAGGCACCGGAACCGGCACCGAATTGCCGGGCTGCCGCGGCTGCCGCTTCAATCACGGCGGGGTGCTGGCTGAGGCCGAGATAGTCATTGGAACAGGCGTTGACGAGCTGGCGACCGTCGCGTTCGACAAGGGCACCGCCCAGCGGGCGGGTTTCACGGGTCCGGCGACGCAGATTGCGCCGGTCGAGCCCGGCCAGCTTGTTGGCTGCGAACCGCTCGAGGGAAGCACTGGCAGATGTCATACAAAGCCTGTCGCACAGAATTGTGGCCTGCTAAAGCCTCCACATGTTTCGGGATGCAGACAAGATGAATTTCGACCCCGCTGATCATGCCCTTTGGCGTCCCTACGCCCAGATGAAAACCACACCGCCCGCCCTTCCGGTCCTCAGTGCGGAAGGTGTCCGTCTGACACTTGCCGACGGCCGCGAGTTGATCGACGGGGTCTCGTCCTGGTGGACGGTCTGCCACGGCTACCGCCATCCGCACATCATCAACGCGGTCAAGCGCCAGCTTGATGCCGTGCCGCATGTGATGCTGGGCGGGCTTACCCATGACCCGGCCGAGTGCCTGGCCCGCCGCCTGGCGGCAATCGCGCCGGGTGATCTCAACCACGCCTTCTTCAGCGAGTCGGGCTCGGTCTCGGTCGAGATCGCGATGAAGGTCGCGGTCCAGTCCTTCATCAATCGGGGCTTGCGTGGGCGCACCCGCTTCCTGGCCTTTCGCGGCGGCTATCATGGTGACACGCTGGCGACCATGTCGGTCTGTGACCCCGAAGAAGGCATGCATACGATGTTTGCCGGGGCGATTGCCAGGCAGCTGATCGCGGACCTGCCAACCGATGCCGACCGTATCGACAGTCTCGACGCGCTGGTGTCTGACCATATCGACACGCTGGCCGGTGTGGTGGTCGAGCCCCTGGTCCAGGGCGCTGGCGGCATGCGTTTCCATGACGCCGCTACGCTGCAAGCCTTGCGCGATCTGTGTGACCGTCACGGCCTGCCGCTGATCTTCGACGAGATCATGACCGGTTTCGGCCGGCTGGGGACGATGTTCGCTGCCGAGAAGGCGGGGGTCACGCCCGATATCATGACGGTCTCAAAGGCGCTGACCGGCGGCACACTGCCACTGGCGGCAACGCTGGTTTCCACCCGTCTGTTCGAATTGTTCTGGGATGAAGATCCCGGCAAGGCGCTGATGCACGGCCCGACCTATATGGGCAATCCGGCTGCCTGCGCGGCGGCCAATGCCTCGTTGGACCTGTTCGAGCACGAACCGCGCCTGGCGCAGGTCCATGCCATCGAGGCGATGTTTGCCGCCCTCTTGCCGACAGCGCGGGACTTTCCCGGCGTTGTGGATGTGCGCTGGCAGGGCGCGATCGGGGTGATCGAGATGGCCAGCCTGCCCGAACTGGATGTGCTGAAGGCCTGTTTCGTTGATGCCGGGGTGTGGGTGCGCCCATTCAACAACATCATCTATCTCATGCCGCCCTATGTGATCAGTGCTGAGGATCTGACCGTTCTGATCGATACCACTTTGCGGGTCACTGAAGGGTGGGCGCGGCGGCATTTCTCCTAGGGCGAAAATTTTGAGAGCGGGACTTGCGATCGCTGATTATTTCATTATATTGGAATAATGGAAAAGACAGCTGCCATCACCGCGCTCGCCGCACTCGCCCATGAAGCCCGCCTGGATGTTTTCCGTCTGCTCGTCACGGCGGCATCGCCGTGTGAAGGCGAGGGCGGATTGACCCCCGGTGCAATGGCCAAGGCGTTGGGTTTGCCGGCGCCGACCTTGTCTTTCCACCTGAAGGAATTGTCGCGTGCCGGCCTGGTCCGGCACCAGAGGCGCGGACGCTCGCTGATCTACACGCCGTGTATTTCTGCTCTGCAGGCTCTCGCCGGATTCCTTCTCGACGATTGTTGCAAAGGGGCGCCAGCAAGTGCTGTCGCCGGGAAAGCCAAGGAAACCGGTTCATGAAACGTCTCCATGTCAGCTTCAATGTGCGCGACCTTGACGCGTCCATTCAGTTTTATACCCAGCTCTTCGGATGCCAGCCCACGCTTGTCCGGGATCAGTATGCGAAATGGTTGCTCGACGACCCGCGCATGAATTTCGTGCTCGAGGCGGGAGAGGGCGAGCCCGGGTTCAGCCATGCCGGACTGCAGTCCGAAACCCCGGGAGAATTGCATGAGGTGTTCGCGCGGATGAAATCTGCAGAAGCCCCCTATCTGCCGGAAGGCGTGACGACTTGCTGCTACCACAAATCGGAGAAGAGCTGGACGTCTGACCCTGATGGCGTGATGTGGGAAGCGTTTCACACGCAACATCAAACGGAAGAGCGCGGCGCGGCGCCGCAATTTGTGCTGCAGCCGGGCTGACTGCAATCGATCTGCGTTCGGCCTGCAAAGCGTGCTGAAACCCGCTTGACCGGGCCGCGCTCTGCCCATAAACAACGCACCTCGCTGCGGCGAGACGCCTTATGCGGGTGTAGCTCAGTTGGTTAGAGCGCCGGCCTGTCACGCCGGAGGTCGCGGGTTCGAGTCCCGTCACTCGCGCCATTTCTTTCACGTTGGAAGAGATGGCCAGACGCCAAAACGGCCGCCCTTCGGGGCGGCCGTTTGCGTTTGGACTGTCCTTGGAACCGGTCTATTCGGCGGCGACCGGCTCGGCCAGATCGTAGAGCGACTCGACGTCGGCGATCAGATTGCGGTCATCAACCTGCCAGGGGTGAAAGCCGGGTTGGAAATAGGCCAGCCAGGGCAGGGCCACCCGTCGTACGACACCGGGGCGACCCCAGAGATAGCCGGCGAGGCCCAGGCGGGCCCTCAAACCGGTGATTCCGTCCTGTGCGAGCAGGTTGAGGGCGTCGGTCCAGCGCTTGAGCATGAAATCCTTCGAGACCCGGGCAAACACGGCACAGCGGATGCCCCAGCGCTTGAGCGGCGACACATCCCGCATGACATGGGCATAGGTGTCGTAGGCAACACTCTTGTGCTCGATCTCCTCGATCGCGTGCCACAGCCACATGCGTTGCGATTCGCGATCCGTGCCCGCGTATAGCTTCAGATCCTTCAGGGCGAGATGGGCGAAAATCGCGGTGAAATGTTCCAGAGAGACCGTGATGCTCAGCTGGGCAACAGGATGGCCCTCCCGCGCCTCGGCGAGGCTGTCCTCGACCCGTTTCAGGGCGGTGCTGACATCATAACCGGCCTCGATGACGCGTTGGTTGAAGCTGTTGTGTTCGCGGGTGTGGAAGGCTTCCTGGCGGACGAAATCCTTTATCTGTGCGGCGAGGGCGGGCGGGACGTCCTTTTGGAAGCGCCTGACGCTTTCGATGAAGAAGGTCTCGCCAGCCGGGAAAGTGATCGACAGGGCATTGTGCCAGGCACTCGCATAGGGATCGCCGCCAAGCCACCATCGTGGCCGGTGCGGATCGTCGGTGAACTTGCGGTTCCGGGGCGTGATTTCCAGATCGTCGGGTGTGGCGGTCCGGGCCATGTCGTGCTCCATGCTGTGGACCCCAATCGGCGGGGTGAACAGTGTTTACCGTCCCCCGATGCCGGAGCTGTGTCAATTCCGGCTTTTTGCTGCAAGCGCGAAACAATTTGCCAATGGCGGCGAAACATGGGACACGCAGCTCACGATCCGCCGTGTGTAGGCAGCGAGTAGCTGCGAACGGTGGTCGTTGGCGAGACAGTCAGCCGTTTGACGGCCCGTATTGATCATTGCCACCCAGGCGCCAGGTCCGGCGCCAGTCACTGGCAGCTGATCTACGCAAGCTTCCGCAACAAGAACCCCGAGGATCGCGCCGCGCGGCTGTCTGCGCCC
The window above is part of the Maricaulis maris MCS10 genome. Proteins encoded here:
- a CDS encoding ArsR/SmtB family transcription factor, producing MEKTAAITALAALAHEARLDVFRLLVTAASPCEGEGGLTPGAMAKALGLPAPTLSFHLKELSRAGLVRHQRRGRSLIYTPCISALQALAGFLLDDCCKGAPASAVAGKAKETGS
- the bioD gene encoding dethiobiotin synthase, with product MRPLFFTGTGTDIGKTHVLCEIIRAWRASGRSMRVLKPVISGFDPSALNETDTIRLMRANEDALTGEGVQAVSPWRFRAPLSPDLAARKERRELALDKIVSWCLDHISRDMPTVIEGAGGVMSPIASDGLNLDLIRELDAHPVLVAGSYLGTISHTLTALRVLDGRCSVILNDHPESDTPIAETARTISRFAPRADIRVFDPAAPEALLDLFERAAETLLD
- a CDS encoding VOC family protein; translation: MKRLHVSFNVRDLDASIQFYTQLFGCQPTLVRDQYAKWLLDDPRMNFVLEAGEGEPGFSHAGLQSETPGELHEVFARMKSAEAPYLPEGVTTCCYHKSEKSWTSDPDGVMWEAFHTQHQTEERGAAPQFVLQPG
- the lon gene encoding endopeptidase La → MSTTKTLPLLPLRDIVVFPHMIVPLFVGRDKSVKALEEVMKADKQILLATQRTASDDEPGADAIHKTGVIASVLQLLKLPDGTVKVLVEGGVRVEISAFTERSDYYEAVCDVLDEDPGDVSELEALMRTVSAKFDDYVKLNKKVPPEALASLSQIREPGKLSDSIAAHLAVKIEEKQSLLEEPDVNRRLERILGMMEGEIGVLQVEKKIRSRVKRQMEKTQREYYLNEQMKAIQRELGEGDDSREELAELEEKLAEAKLSKEARTKADAEFKKLRNMSPMSAEATVVRNYLDWILSVPWGKRKRLKNDLERAEGVLETDHYGLDKVKERILEHLAVQARTKKLKGPILCLVGPPGVGKTSLGRSIAKATGRDFVRMSLGGVRDEAEIRGHRRTYIGSMPGRIIQSMKKVNSSNPLFLLDEIDKLGADYRGDPASALLEVLDPEQNANFNDHYLEVDYDLSDIMFVTTANTLNLPQPLLDRMEIIRIAGYTEDEKVEIARRHLIPKQMKNHALKESEWSLTEDGLRDLIRYYTREAGVRSLEREIANLARKSVVQIERGKASSITVSGDNLGEFAGVRKFRFGETEDHDQVGIVTGLAWTEVGGDLLTIEAVRMPGRGKMMVTGNLRDVMKESISAANSFVQSRAPSLGIKPTIFRAADIHVHMPEGATPKDGPSAGVGMMTAIVSVLTGIPVRKDIAMTGEITLRGRVLPIGGLKEKLLAALRGGVKTVLIPKDNEKDLAEIPDNVKEGMEIIPVETADEVLMRALVEPVEPVEWTEADEAALAAIASQPGGDGGAGQAIAH
- a CDS encoding YiaA/YiaB family inner membrane protein; its protein translation is MLGQSKLWISFNYACVAVAYAMLGLSLMLMPVDLSTKGYVGMGILFLTGSLITLVKTLQEQRINDQFSSKLERAKHEKILEDYVTKA
- the pheA gene encoding prephenate dehydratase, which encodes MATDMTRDEIRSAISDIDKELIDAIARRSGLVEEILKAKARTGSPVRDRERERDVLRAAVQQGSEKGVPAELVETLFHALFEASVRRQRQQFDSMRNDELNEATVAYLGGPGSYSHIAAQKVFQRRNATVVPSPKRDFVSIFRAVENAEVDYGVIPIENTTTGSINEVYDILINSHTQIIGEFLLRVDHCLVGRASGQGRVRRVFGHPQALAQCRRYISSHPELETHMAASTTRALERLLEDDDTAVAVAGEDAARLFGMDILERNVGDHEQNITRFIVIGRKSKLPTREVECKTSMMFTTRDTPGSLVNALIGFRDNGINLVKLESRPIAGNPWEEMFIMDVEGHLEDSKIRESMSVLEEHTREIKLLGCYAMDAIDKVSVAE
- the bioF gene encoding 8-amino-7-oxononanoate synthase; its protein translation is MTSASASLERFAANKLAGLDRRNLRRRTRETRPLGGALVERDGRQLVNACSNDYLGLSQHPAVIEAAAAAARQFGAGSGASRLVTGGHPLLFELEARLAAFKGTEDCLVFGSGYLANLAITPALVGSGDIIFVDTLAHACLHAGARLSGARVEVFPHNDMAALEAMLKTLRPVHRHAMILTDGVFSMDGDLAPLPDMMALAQTHDAWTLIDDAHGIGVIGGGHGSTHAFQPSVVPPLQMGTLSKALGSYGGYVCASRDVCDLLRTRARPLVFTTALPPASIGAALAALDLIEQDSALRERPMDLARRFCRTLGLAEPNSPIVPIIIGDESAALSASAELEDAGFLVTAIRPPTVPRRTARLRITFNAAHSEADIDRLATTLKSILQTAEAAE
- a CDS encoding PspA/IM30 family protein, whose amino-acid sequence is MFTTLVALFRARSESSRQKLETENAALLIEQKIREAEQGHDTAKRSLAGLILRERQEDTALKALAARRQDMENRTRDALKAGMEELAGDGANALADLDNEHAARADALARTRAGARRLRLLLEKTERRLTDLRQGLITARALEDERRGGTALQGSLGGLGALMEGEAVLKRALAAPNTGDFADILDDINADLSGDDLVDRMAVQGFGAAVKARGDDILKRIRAGTDTEQPAAHPA
- a CDS encoding metal-dependent hydrolase; protein product: MARTATPDDLEITPRNRKFTDDPHRPRWWLGGDPYASAWHNALSITFPAGETFFIESVRRFQKDVPPALAAQIKDFVRQEAFHTREHNSFNQRVIEAGYDVSTALKRVEDSLAEAREGHPVAQLSITVSLEHFTAIFAHLALKDLKLYAGTDRESQRMWLWHAIEEIEHKSVAYDTYAHVMRDVSPLKRWGIRCAVFARVSKDFMLKRWTDALNLLAQDGITGLRARLGLAGYLWGRPGVVRRVALPWLAYFQPGFHPWQVDDRNLIADVESLYDLAEPVAAE
- a CDS encoding TetR/AcrR family transcriptional regulator — protein: MTDVQDKLRPRGRPALAPETREQALAAAGALLAEQGLNGMKARTIAERAGLSVGSIYKLFGDIDDLIRELNMITYRDFAEHHRQALERAALDPSEVHGRVMVLARAYVDFVTAENARWRALLAFNRRQGGSAPQYYTDYEDQLFRLVIDVLEAAPGLEDAALRETSARALWAAVHGIIGIVLPNASYDDPVATAMNQIEMVVGAYIRDAAQRR
- a CDS encoding adenosylmethionine--8-amino-7-oxononanoate transaminase; protein product: MNFDPADHALWRPYAQMKTTPPALPVLSAEGVRLTLADGRELIDGVSSWWTVCHGYRHPHIINAVKRQLDAVPHVMLGGLTHDPAECLARRLAAIAPGDLNHAFFSESGSVSVEIAMKVAVQSFINRGLRGRTRFLAFRGGYHGDTLATMSVCDPEEGMHTMFAGAIARQLIADLPTDADRIDSLDALVSDHIDTLAGVVVEPLVQGAGGMRFHDAATLQALRDLCDRHGLPLIFDEIMTGFGRLGTMFAAEKAGVTPDIMTVSKALTGGTLPLAATLVSTRLFELFWDEDPGKALMHGPTYMGNPAACAAANASLDLFEHEPRLAQVHAIEAMFAALLPTARDFPGVVDVRWQGAIGVIEMASLPELDVLKACFVDAGVWVRPFNNIIYLMPPYVISAEDLTVLIDTTLRVTEGWARRHFS